In Planctomycetota bacterium, one genomic interval encodes:
- the queF gene encoding preQ(1) synthase, translating into MATIDQAGGPKELGRPTRALSAEQIEQPVTILDTFDNPRPGRDFEIRFVFPEFTSICPVTGQPDFATFTITYTPADVCVEMKSLKLYFLAFRDKGMFYEAVTNQVFDDLHQTLSPRRLKVEGDFAVRGGTKGVVTVTSD; encoded by the coding sequence GCGGACCCAAGGAGCTGGGTCGACCCACGCGTGCCCTTTCTGCCGAGCAGATCGAGCAGCCGGTCACGATTCTCGACACCTTCGACAACCCCCGGCCGGGCCGGGACTTTGAGATTCGCTTCGTCTTTCCGGAGTTCACCAGCATCTGCCCCGTTACGGGCCAGCCGGACTTCGCGACGTTCACCATCACCTACACGCCCGCCGACGTGTGCGTGGAGATGAAGTCGCTCAAGCTCTACTTCCTGGCGTTCCGCGACAAGGGCATGTTTTACGAGGCGGTGACCAACCAGGTCTTCGACGATCTGCACCAGACGCTCTCGCCCCGCCGCCTGAAGGTCGAAGGCGACTTCGCCGTCCGCGGCGGGACCAAGGGCGTGGTCACCGTCACAAGTGACTAG
- a CDS encoding HAD family hydrolase, translated as MSGRKLIAIDLDGTLLGPDGLVSEATRDAYSHVLGAGHEVVIATGRTWYESTSVVDAIGHRGFGVFVGGAVTVDLARDAIVRRQAMDRELARSTCDVLEQHDLTPLVLQDREAAGVDYVFGPRPVPKDVLHWNARNDMKTRRVDDLAELDHVHTMRIGTLGPQRQTDAARAELDRLHAGDIVTCQIDLATYGVELLEVFDRTVNKWAGVSHIADKLGIKHGDVIAIGDDMNDLPMIEAAGLGVAMGNAKEPVQRAADRIIDTHANDGLAEFLRELVG; from the coding sequence ATGTCTGGCCGGAAGCTCATTGCGATTGATCTCGACGGCACGCTGCTCGGGCCGGACGGGCTGGTCAGCGAGGCGACGCGTGATGCGTATTCCCATGTCCTCGGTGCGGGGCATGAGGTCGTCATCGCGACGGGCCGCACGTGGTACGAGAGCACCAGCGTCGTCGACGCGATCGGCCATCGTGGCTTCGGCGTCTTTGTCGGCGGAGCTGTGACGGTTGACCTGGCTCGCGATGCGATCGTCCGGCGCCAGGCGATGGATCGCGAACTGGCACGCTCGACGTGCGACGTCCTGGAGCAGCACGACCTGACGCCGCTGGTGCTGCAGGACCGCGAGGCGGCGGGTGTCGACTACGTCTTCGGCCCGCGGCCGGTGCCGAAGGACGTGCTGCACTGGAACGCCCGCAACGATATGAAGACGCGTCGCGTTGACGATCTGGCCGAACTCGATCACGTGCACACGATGCGCATCGGCACCCTCGGCCCGCAGCGACAAACCGACGCCGCCCGCGCTGAACTCGATCGCCTTCACGCTGGAGACATCGTCACATGCCAGATCGACCTGGCGACCTATGGCGTCGAGCTGTTGGAGGTCTTCGACCGCACCGTCAACAAGTGGGCCGGCGTGTCACACATCGCCGACAAGCTCGGCATCAAACACGGCGACGTCATCGCGATCGGCGACGACATGAACGACCTGCCGATGATCGAGGCCGCCGGTTTGGGTGTTGCAATGGGCAACGCGAAAGAGCCAGTCCAACGCGCGGCGGATCGAATCATCGACACGCACGCGAATGACGGGCTGGCCGAGTTTTTGAGAGAGCTTGTCGGCTGA
- a CDS encoding 3-hydroxyacyl-ACP dehydratase FabZ family protein, translating into MKHDIDEIRQHNPQRGDMEHLNAVVWTDEGRIIGRKDVTADEFWVEGHIPGRPLLPGVIMLEAAAQASSFLTATYVGWDGFIGFGGLEDVKFRTAVEPGQTLYILCELIEKRHRRIKAKCQGVVNGGIAFEATIIGTRM; encoded by the coding sequence GTGAAGCACGACATCGATGAGATTCGCCAGCACAACCCGCAGCGCGGCGACATGGAGCACCTCAACGCCGTCGTCTGGACCGACGAGGGGCGGATCATCGGCCGAAAGGACGTGACGGCGGACGAGTTCTGGGTCGAAGGGCACATCCCCGGCCGACCGCTGTTGCCAGGCGTCATCATGCTCGAAGCTGCCGCCCAGGCCAGCAGCTTCCTGACTGCGACCTACGTCGGCTGGGACGGCTTCATCGGCTTCGGTGGGCTCGAAGACGTCAAGTTCCGCACCGCCGTCGAGCCAGGGCAAACGCTCTACATCCTCTGCGAGCTGATTGAAAAGCGCCACCGCCGCATCAAGGCCAAGTGCCAAGGCGTCGTCAACGGCGGCATCGCCTTCGAGGCAACGATCATCGGCACACGCATGTGA
- a CDS encoding histone H1 translates to MSLSESYQQLRDLIAEAEDDVRKAEGGNKAAGTRVRKRLQDVKNHAQDMRKLVLEQRGGDD, encoded by the coding sequence ATGAGCCTGAGCGAGTCCTACCAGCAGCTGCGTGACCTCATCGCCGAAGCCGAAGACGATGTTCGCAAGGCAGAAGGCGGCAACAAGGCAGCAGGCACGCGTGTCCGCAAGCGTCTGCAGGACGTCAAGAATCACGCCCAGGACATGCGCAAGCTCGTTCTCGAGCAGCGTGGCGGCGACGACTGA